CTTTTTGGGGTGGGCGGGGATAGAGTGGCCCCCGCACGTGGAGGTCCCGCCCCGGGGGTTTGGGGAGAAGATTACCCGCAGGCCCATGCCCGAGGAGGAGTGGCAGGAGCTCCTCAGGAAGACGGAGGAGTACACCCCCGCCTACTGGCGGCCCGTCTTGAAGGTCCTCCTGGTTCTTGTGGGGGAGGTGGGGCTGGAGGTGAAGGAGGCGGTGGGCCTCTGGGCGGAGGACTTCCGGGGGGAGACCCTTCTGGTGCGGGGGGAGAGATTGCGTGAGGTGCCCCTTTCCCCCTTGGCCCGCCGCACCCTGGAGGAGTGGATGCCCCTAAGGGCCTATCTCGCGAGCCACCAGCCTCTCCCCTACCCCCAGCTTCTCCTGAGCGCCAGCAAAATCAGCCGGGGGAAGCCCCTGGATGTGGCGGAAGCCAAGTGGCTCCTCAGGGAGTTCTGGGCCTTTGTGGGGATCCGGCCCGCCGAGGGGCAGAGCCGGGTGGACCCCGTGCGGAGGCTACGGTGGCGGGCGATAAGGAACTACCTCGCCCAGGGCCACCCCAAGGAGAAGGTGGCCTACTGGACGGGGATGCGGAGCCTGGTGGTGCCGGGGTTCTGGGAGGAGTAGGGGCGTTCTGGGCTGAAGCTTGGAGCCTCCTCCCAGCGTCCCTTTCGGGAAGGGAGGCCTAACCGGGGCCGGCCGCCCCTTTGTTATCCTTTAGCCGGGGTGCGCGGTACCCGCGGGTGGTGGGGATGTGGCTGGCTGCTTCTCCGTAAGGAGAACACCGAGAGGATTCGGGGGCCTTCCTGCGGTTCTACGAGTATCCCCGGGAGCTATGGGGGTACCTTCGTAGCACCAACTTGATGGAGCGGTTTATCCGGGAGGTGAGGCGTGGGACGAAGGTGCGGGACCACAAGTTTCCTTCTGAGGCCGCGGTTTACAAGCTCTTGTACTTGGAGTCGGAGCGTCAGGAGACGAGGTGGGGTGAGCGGAGGTTGAGGGGGTTTGGTGCTGCTTCCCCGGCAGGGGAACACCGATAGGCCAGGGAAAAGCTGGAGAAGATGCTTGTGGAGCGGTATGGCCCCCTTACACAGAGGCTTACACAAAACTCTTGACACGACCCCCCCGCGGCAACGGTGCGCTTCCTGAATCTCCTAAGGCAATCACCCATTATTGTGGAAGGGGAGACACCGCCGCGTATGTTAGGGGAGATCCTTTCCCCGGCCCGAGAACAAGGGCTTTCCGCTCGGCGACGCCTCCGGCAGCGCCGCGGAGGTCCCTCTCAGGCTTTCTCCGGGGCAGTCTCCTCAAACCGCAACTCCTCCGCATCGGGGCCGGTGTAGGCGCACATCCCCACCCGCGGCGAGTTGACCAGGGGCAGGAAGCCCTCTTCCCAATCCTCCTCCTCCTGGGCGTGGGCACCGCAGTATGTCTCATAATCTCCCCAGACGTGCACCCAGTGGGCTGGCCGGCCACACCGCACGCAGGGGATGACCGGAGCGTAATTGCGGGCCAGCACCCGCACACCCTTCGCGGGGCGGGCGCCTTGCCGTTCGCCGGCGACCTTCAGTTTCAGTTCAGTGGTC
This portion of the Thermus filiformis genome encodes:
- a CDS encoding site-specific integrase, producing MERLALEPWDWPEERRQLVEEALERWDEGVLGEGVWAYLVRHRKKPDRSVPLYVNRFVRWLVLKGRRWPRLEAGDVRAFLEEARLRGFPGSPTGPVSRSSVERARSSLIHFVRFLGWAGIEWPPHVEVPPRGFGEKITRRPMPEEEWQELLRKTEEYTPAYWRPVLKVLLVLVGEVGLEVKEAVGLWAEDFRGETLLVRGERLREVPLSPLARRTLEEWMPLRAYLASHQPLPYPQLLLSASKISRGKPLDVAEAKWLLREFWAFVGIRPAEGQSRVDPVRRLRWRAIRNYLAQGHPKEKVAYWTGMRSLVVPGFWEE